In a single window of the Elaeis guineensis isolate ETL-2024a chromosome 6, EG11, whole genome shotgun sequence genome:
- the LOC105047730 gene encoding serine/threonine-protein kinase AFC3 isoform X1 gives MESSRTRKRPRLAWDVAPPEQREVHPCPDARVRGWDCEKDAVRDEAVPGTRGAASPPWRDDDREGHYVFDLGENLTPRYKILSKMGEGTFGRVLECWDREAREFVAIKVVRSIRKYRNAAMVEIDVLNHLANNDKDGTKCCVQIRRWFDYRNHICIVCEKLGPSLYDFLKRNKYCPFPVELVREFGRQLLESVAYMHDLRLIHTDLKPENILLVSSEYVKVPSYKKNSQDGTNFRCLPKSSAIKLIDFGSTAFENQDHSSIVSTRHYRAPEIILGLGWNYPCDIWSVGCILVELCSGEALFQTHENLEHLAMMERVLGPLPEHMIQKASPSASKYFRRGIRLNWPEGAVSRESIRAVRKLDRLKDLVSQHVEYSRTPLTDLLYGLLKFEPSERLTAREALYHPFFRSPT, from the exons ATGGAGAGCTCGCGAACGAGGAAGCGGCCTCGGCTCGCGTGGGACGTCGCGCCTCCCGAACAACGAGAGGTCCATCCGTGTCCAGATGCTAGGGTTAGGGGTTGGGATTGCGAGAAG GATGCTGTCCGAGATGAGGCGGTGCCGGGCACGAGGGGTGCAGCATCGCCTCCGTGGAGGGATGACGATCGGGAGGGGCACTATGTCTTCGATCTTGGGGAAAATCTCACTCCGCGAT ATAAAATACTTAGCAAGATGGGTGAAG GCACTTTTGGACGTGTTTTGGAATGTTGGGATCGTGAAGCACGTGAATTTGTGGCAATCAAGGTGGTTCGTAGCATACGCAAATATCGTAATGCTGCAATGGTTGAAATAGATGTCCTTAATCATCTTGCTAACAATGATAAAGATGGAACAAAATG TTGTGTCCAGATACGAAGGTGGTTTGACTACCGAAATCACATATGCATT GTTTGTGAGAAGCTTGGGCCGAGCTTATATGATTTCCTAAAGAGAAATAAATATTGTCCATTTCCTGTGGAACTTGTGCGGGAGTTTGGACGTCAGCTTTTGGAATCTGTAGCAT ATATGCATGATTTACGCCTTATTCACACTGATCTGAAGCCAGAAAACATTCTTCTTGTGTCTTCTGAATATGTAAAGGTTCCAAGCTATAAG AAGAATTCACAAGATGGAACAAACTTCAGGTGCTTGCCAAAGTCAAGTGCCATTAAGCTGATTGATTTTGGTAGTACTGCTTTTGAGAATCAGGACCATAGCTCCATTGTTTCAACAAGACATTACAGGGCACCTGAAATCATATTAG GTTTGGGATGGAATTATCCTTGTGATATTTGGAGCGTTGGTTGCATCCTTGTTGAGCTATGTTCG GGTGAAGCATTGTTTCAGACACATGAAAATTTGGAGCATTTGGCCATGATGGAGAGGGTTTTGGGACCATTGCCAGAACATATGATACAGAAAGCTAG TCCCTCAGCATCAAAATATTTTAGGCGAGGGATTCGGTTGAATTGGCCTGAAGGTGCTGTATCAAGAGAAAGTATCAGGGCTGTAAGGAAGCTTGACCGTCTGAAG GACTTGGTTTCCCAGCATGTGGAGTACTCTAGGACTCCATTGACTGATTTATTATATGGCCTCTTGAAGTTTGAACCATCAGAGCGGCTCACGGCACGGGAAGCGCTCTACCATCCCTTCTTCAGAAGCCCAACATGA
- the LOC105047730 gene encoding serine/threonine-protein kinase AFC3 isoform X3 — MESSRTRKRPRLAWDVAPPEQREDAVRDEAVPGTRGAASPPWRDDDREGHYVFDLGENLTPRYKILSKMGEGTFGRVLECWDREAREFVAIKVVRSIRKYRNAAMVEIDVLNHLANNDKDGTKCCVQIRRWFDYRNHICIVCEKLGPSLYDFLKRNKYCPFPVELVREFGRQLLESVAYMHDLRLIHTDLKPENILLVSSEYVKVPSYKKNSQDGTNFRCLPKSSAIKLIDFGSTAFENQDHSSIVSTRHYRAPEIILGLGWNYPCDIWSVGCILVELCSGEALFQTHENLEHLAMMERVLGPLPEHMIQKASPSASKYFRRGIRLNWPEGAVSRESIRAVRKLDRLKDLVSQHVEYSRTPLTDLLYGLLKFEPSERLTAREALYHPFFRSPT, encoded by the exons ATGGAGAGCTCGCGAACGAGGAAGCGGCCTCGGCTCGCGTGGGACGTCGCGCCTCCCGAACAACGAGAG GATGCTGTCCGAGATGAGGCGGTGCCGGGCACGAGGGGTGCAGCATCGCCTCCGTGGAGGGATGACGATCGGGAGGGGCACTATGTCTTCGATCTTGGGGAAAATCTCACTCCGCGAT ATAAAATACTTAGCAAGATGGGTGAAG GCACTTTTGGACGTGTTTTGGAATGTTGGGATCGTGAAGCACGTGAATTTGTGGCAATCAAGGTGGTTCGTAGCATACGCAAATATCGTAATGCTGCAATGGTTGAAATAGATGTCCTTAATCATCTTGCTAACAATGATAAAGATGGAACAAAATG TTGTGTCCAGATACGAAGGTGGTTTGACTACCGAAATCACATATGCATT GTTTGTGAGAAGCTTGGGCCGAGCTTATATGATTTCCTAAAGAGAAATAAATATTGTCCATTTCCTGTGGAACTTGTGCGGGAGTTTGGACGTCAGCTTTTGGAATCTGTAGCAT ATATGCATGATTTACGCCTTATTCACACTGATCTGAAGCCAGAAAACATTCTTCTTGTGTCTTCTGAATATGTAAAGGTTCCAAGCTATAAG AAGAATTCACAAGATGGAACAAACTTCAGGTGCTTGCCAAAGTCAAGTGCCATTAAGCTGATTGATTTTGGTAGTACTGCTTTTGAGAATCAGGACCATAGCTCCATTGTTTCAACAAGACATTACAGGGCACCTGAAATCATATTAG GTTTGGGATGGAATTATCCTTGTGATATTTGGAGCGTTGGTTGCATCCTTGTTGAGCTATGTTCG GGTGAAGCATTGTTTCAGACACATGAAAATTTGGAGCATTTGGCCATGATGGAGAGGGTTTTGGGACCATTGCCAGAACATATGATACAGAAAGCTAG TCCCTCAGCATCAAAATATTTTAGGCGAGGGATTCGGTTGAATTGGCCTGAAGGTGCTGTATCAAGAGAAAGTATCAGGGCTGTAAGGAAGCTTGACCGTCTGAAG GACTTGGTTTCCCAGCATGTGGAGTACTCTAGGACTCCATTGACTGATTTATTATATGGCCTCTTGAAGTTTGAACCATCAGAGCGGCTCACGGCACGGGAAGCGCTCTACCATCCCTTCTTCAGAAGCCCAACATGA
- the LOC105047730 gene encoding serine/threonine-protein kinase AFC3 isoform X4: MLGLGVGIARRMLSEMRRCRARGVQHRLRGGMTIGRGTMSSILGKISLRDQDIGTAGTFGRVLECWDREAREFVAIKVVRSIRKYRNAAMVEIDVLNHLANNDKDGTKCCVQIRRWFDYRNHICIVCEKLGPSLYDFLKRNKYCPFPVELVREFGRQLLESVAYMHDLRLIHTDLKPENILLVSSEYVKVPSYKKNSQDGTNFRCLPKSSAIKLIDFGSTAFENQDHSSIVSTRHYRAPEIILGLGWNYPCDIWSVGCILVELCSGEALFQTHENLEHLAMMERVLGPLPEHMIQKASPSASKYFRRGIRLNWPEGAVSRESIRAVRKLDRLKDLVSQHVEYSRTPLTDLLYGLLKFEPSERLTAREALYHPFFRSPT; this comes from the exons ATGCTAGGGTTAGGGGTTGGGATTGCGAGAAG GATGCTGTCCGAGATGAGGCGGTGCCGGGCACGAGGGGTGCAGCATCGCCTCCGTGGAGGGATGACGATCGGGAGGGGCACTATGTCTTCGATCTTGGGGAAAATCTCACTCCGCGAT CAAGACATTGGTACTGCAGGCACTTTTGGACGTGTTTTGGAATGTTGGGATCGTGAAGCACGTGAATTTGTGGCAATCAAGGTGGTTCGTAGCATACGCAAATATCGTAATGCTGCAATGGTTGAAATAGATGTCCTTAATCATCTTGCTAACAATGATAAAGATGGAACAAAATG TTGTGTCCAGATACGAAGGTGGTTTGACTACCGAAATCACATATGCATT GTTTGTGAGAAGCTTGGGCCGAGCTTATATGATTTCCTAAAGAGAAATAAATATTGTCCATTTCCTGTGGAACTTGTGCGGGAGTTTGGACGTCAGCTTTTGGAATCTGTAGCAT ATATGCATGATTTACGCCTTATTCACACTGATCTGAAGCCAGAAAACATTCTTCTTGTGTCTTCTGAATATGTAAAGGTTCCAAGCTATAAG AAGAATTCACAAGATGGAACAAACTTCAGGTGCTTGCCAAAGTCAAGTGCCATTAAGCTGATTGATTTTGGTAGTACTGCTTTTGAGAATCAGGACCATAGCTCCATTGTTTCAACAAGACATTACAGGGCACCTGAAATCATATTAG GTTTGGGATGGAATTATCCTTGTGATATTTGGAGCGTTGGTTGCATCCTTGTTGAGCTATGTTCG GGTGAAGCATTGTTTCAGACACATGAAAATTTGGAGCATTTGGCCATGATGGAGAGGGTTTTGGGACCATTGCCAGAACATATGATACAGAAAGCTAG TCCCTCAGCATCAAAATATTTTAGGCGAGGGATTCGGTTGAATTGGCCTGAAGGTGCTGTATCAAGAGAAAGTATCAGGGCTGTAAGGAAGCTTGACCGTCTGAAG GACTTGGTTTCCCAGCATGTGGAGTACTCTAGGACTCCATTGACTGATTTATTATATGGCCTCTTGAAGTTTGAACCATCAGAGCGGCTCACGGCACGGGAAGCGCTCTACCATCCCTTCTTCAGAAGCCCAACATGA
- the LOC105047730 gene encoding serine/threonine-protein kinase AFC3 isoform X2: MESSRTRKRPRLAWDVAPPEQREVHPCPDARVRGWDCEKDAVRDEAVPGTRGAASPPWRDDDREGHYVFDLGENLTPRYIGTAGTFGRVLECWDREAREFVAIKVVRSIRKYRNAAMVEIDVLNHLANNDKDGTKCCVQIRRWFDYRNHICIVCEKLGPSLYDFLKRNKYCPFPVELVREFGRQLLESVAYMHDLRLIHTDLKPENILLVSSEYVKVPSYKKNSQDGTNFRCLPKSSAIKLIDFGSTAFENQDHSSIVSTRHYRAPEIILGLGWNYPCDIWSVGCILVELCSGEALFQTHENLEHLAMMERVLGPLPEHMIQKASPSASKYFRRGIRLNWPEGAVSRESIRAVRKLDRLKDLVSQHVEYSRTPLTDLLYGLLKFEPSERLTAREALYHPFFRSPT, from the exons ATGGAGAGCTCGCGAACGAGGAAGCGGCCTCGGCTCGCGTGGGACGTCGCGCCTCCCGAACAACGAGAGGTCCATCCGTGTCCAGATGCTAGGGTTAGGGGTTGGGATTGCGAGAAG GATGCTGTCCGAGATGAGGCGGTGCCGGGCACGAGGGGTGCAGCATCGCCTCCGTGGAGGGATGACGATCGGGAGGGGCACTATGTCTTCGATCTTGGGGAAAATCTCACTCCGCGAT ACATTGGTACTGCAGGCACTTTTGGACGTGTTTTGGAATGTTGGGATCGTGAAGCACGTGAATTTGTGGCAATCAAGGTGGTTCGTAGCATACGCAAATATCGTAATGCTGCAATGGTTGAAATAGATGTCCTTAATCATCTTGCTAACAATGATAAAGATGGAACAAAATG TTGTGTCCAGATACGAAGGTGGTTTGACTACCGAAATCACATATGCATT GTTTGTGAGAAGCTTGGGCCGAGCTTATATGATTTCCTAAAGAGAAATAAATATTGTCCATTTCCTGTGGAACTTGTGCGGGAGTTTGGACGTCAGCTTTTGGAATCTGTAGCAT ATATGCATGATTTACGCCTTATTCACACTGATCTGAAGCCAGAAAACATTCTTCTTGTGTCTTCTGAATATGTAAAGGTTCCAAGCTATAAG AAGAATTCACAAGATGGAACAAACTTCAGGTGCTTGCCAAAGTCAAGTGCCATTAAGCTGATTGATTTTGGTAGTACTGCTTTTGAGAATCAGGACCATAGCTCCATTGTTTCAACAAGACATTACAGGGCACCTGAAATCATATTAG GTTTGGGATGGAATTATCCTTGTGATATTTGGAGCGTTGGTTGCATCCTTGTTGAGCTATGTTCG GGTGAAGCATTGTTTCAGACACATGAAAATTTGGAGCATTTGGCCATGATGGAGAGGGTTTTGGGACCATTGCCAGAACATATGATACAGAAAGCTAG TCCCTCAGCATCAAAATATTTTAGGCGAGGGATTCGGTTGAATTGGCCTGAAGGTGCTGTATCAAGAGAAAGTATCAGGGCTGTAAGGAAGCTTGACCGTCTGAAG GACTTGGTTTCCCAGCATGTGGAGTACTCTAGGACTCCATTGACTGATTTATTATATGGCCTCTTGAAGTTTGAACCATCAGAGCGGCTCACGGCACGGGAAGCGCTCTACCATCCCTTCTTCAGAAGCCCAACATGA